A window from Mya arenaria isolate MELC-2E11 chromosome 9, ASM2691426v1 encodes these proteins:
- the LOC128245821 gene encoding aerolysin-like protein → MPFFFPDSTISKDYFTDNNASGGEGGAQFAFVKLDKGAVLTKIKAWKDDWLISGVEVWMSDGSSKLVGKRGGTPGEFTFRAGELITKLNVQASGPYSSVLQRRRLGAIWIETDKQRSWGIFSRNLTEDGRYWPDVGSGICCGIFGGAGDAVDRLGFAMLQPISRGTLMNVKYPKLDMEIVASTPTTVAHQVFSNGTDREQTFELSGSRSVTITREWSMTATLSMTISVEVTAGIPEVASAKEGFSWTVSSSATHSVSTSHTETKSWNWPLVCPPHTKILGDATMYADDIDTEYEAEMELKLKNGKTYRYHVNGVYNGLNARSGNVTVQNLGPYTQ, encoded by the coding sequence ATGCcgtttttttttccagacagCACTATTAGTAAAGATTATTTTACGGACAACAATGCTTCCGGCGGTGAAGGTGGTGCTCAGTTTGCCTTTGTTAAATTAGACAAAGGAGCTgtattgacaaaaataaaagctTGGAAAGATGATTGGCTTATTTCGGGCGTTGAGGTTTGGATGAGTGACGGGAGCAGCAAGTTAGTTGGCAAGCGCGGGGGAACGCCCGGTGAATTCACTTTCCGAGCTGGGGAACTGATAACGAAGCTAAATGTCCAAGCCAGTGGTCCATATTCTTCAGTGTTACAGCGTCGGCGACTTGGTGCGATTTGGATAGAGACTGACAAACAGAGATCATGGGGAATATTTTCTCGCAATCTAACGGAAGACGGTCGTTATTGGCCAGACGTCGGTTCCGGTATCTGCTGTGGAATATTTGGAGGAGCAGGCGATGCTGTTGACCGTTTGGGGTTTGCAATGCTTCAACCAATTTCGCGAGGGACTTTGATGAACGTGAAATATCCTAAGTTGGATATGGAGATTGTTGCAAGTACGCCGACAACGGTTGCCCACCAGGTGTTTAGCAACGGCACAGATCGTGAGCAGACTTTCGAACTGAGTGGGTCAAGGAGCGTGACAATAACGAGAGAATGGAGCATGACCGCGACACTTTCTATGACCATTAGCGTAGAAGTGACCGCCGGAATACCTGAAGTTGCTTCAGCCAAGGAGGGATTCAGCTGGACCGTGTCGTCATCCGCCACACACTCAGTGTCAACATCCCATACGGAAACAAAGTCTTGGAATTGGCCGCTGGTATGCCCTCCACATACGAAAATTCTTGGGGATGCAACGATGTACGCAGACGACATTGACACCGAGTACGAGGCCGAGATGGAgcttaaattgaaaaatggaaaaaccTATCGCTACCATGTGAACGGCGTTTACAACGGCCTGAATGCCAGATCCGGCAACGTCACCGTTCAAAACTTGGGACCATATACACAATAG